AAGATTATACCTTTGGGCATGCAATAATGCTCGGCTTGGGCGGTGTTTATACAGAACTTTTTAAAGACGTAACTTTCAGAGTAGTTCCTATAAACTCAAAAGATGCTGAGGAAATGATAATGGAAATAAAAGCTAGTGAGTTCGTTAAAGGGTTTAGAGGTATGAAAATAAGCCCAAAGGCGCTTATTAATATATTACTGAAAACCTCAGAGCTTACTGTCGATTATCAGGACTATATCAAAGAGCTTGACCTCAACCCTGTTTTTGTAAGAGAAAAAGATGCTGTTGTAGTAGATGCGAGAATGGTATTGAGATGAAGAAGCTGAGATGTTTAGAGTATGCAGAAGCAGATAGTAGAAACGCAATTTTATTTAACATTGAGAACACAGAATATTTGAAAGTTAAATTAAAGGAGGCAACTGAAAATCCTAATTTGAGACAAAAGCTTTATACTGAGATAGCAAATAAATTCGCGCTAACTGCACAGCGCTAACAAACTTTAAACTGGCAATTTTCAGTTAAATTTCCGTACACGACTTGCTCATTCTATAAGCATTTTGGTCGGGATAATAATTAGGAATTACAAAATCAATCTTGTAGTTGTGCGAAAGGTAAAATTTTATTGCTCCTTTGTTATCCACACCAACTTCTAGAATAAAGCGCTTAACTTTAAGCTCTTTAGCTATCCTCTCAGCTTCTTCTAGCAATCTACTACCGATGCCTTTCATTCTAAACTGCGGAAGTACAGCAATTGAAATTATTC
The Candidatus Thermoplasmatota archaeon genome window above contains:
- the rimI gene encoding ribosomal protein S18-alanine N-acetyltransferase, with amino-acid sequence MLRKASVKDLEAIYRVEESCFDENERYPKELIRYFLAIEATLTLVEERNNTILGYITISVNRNTARIISIAVLPQFRMKGIGSRLLEEAERIAKELKVKRFILEVGVDNKGAIKFYLSHNYKIDFVIPNYYPDQNAYRMSKSCTEI